A genomic window from Treponema maltophilum ATCC 51939 includes:
- a CDS encoding radical SAM mobile pair protein A: MSICIKDQIQNINLVIGCTVGCAYCYARNNVKRWHIIDDFAYPEFFRGKLKIMEKQRPHNFLLTGMSDLSGWKEEWREEVFDNIRKNRQHRFLFLTKRPDLLDFDTDLENAWFGVTITRKSELWRIDVLRKNIRAKHYHVTFEPLFDDPGKVNLTDIGWIVVGTMTGAQSKKVHTEPDWAYSLTDQAHTLGIPVFMKEDLVPIIGEEKMIQEMPEEFNRVLEAQKTWHKRK; encoded by the coding sequence ATGAGTATTTGCATAAAGGATCAAATCCAAAATATAAATCTGGTCATCGGCTGCACAGTAGGCTGTGCTTATTGCTATGCACGAAACAATGTAAAGCGGTGGCACATAATTGACGACTTTGCATATCCGGAGTTCTTTCGCGGCAAACTCAAGATAATGGAAAAACAGCGTCCGCATAATTTTCTCCTGACGGGTATGAGCGATTTGTCAGGGTGGAAAGAGGAATGGCGGGAGGAGGTTTTTGACAATATCCGTAAAAATCGGCAACACCGGTTTCTCTTTTTGACCAAGCGGCCCGACTTGCTGGATTTCGATACCGACCTTGAAAACGCATGGTTTGGCGTTACGATCACACGGAAATCCGAACTGTGGCGGATCGATGTCCTGCGAAAGAATATCCGGGCAAAACACTATCATGTCACCTTTGAGCCGCTGTTTGACGATCCCGGAAAGGTTAATCTGACAGATATCGGCTGGATCGTAGTCGGTACGATGACCGGAGCGCAAAGCAAAAAGGTTCATACGGAGCCGGATTGGGCATACTCTCTGACAGATCAGGCACATACACTTGGTATTCCGGTTTTTATGAAAGAAGATCTTGTCCCTATCATAGGTGAGGAAAAAATGATTCAGGAAATGCCTGAAGAATTTAATAGAGTATTGGAGGCGCAGAAAACATGGCACAAGCGGAAATAA
- a CDS encoding radical SAM mobile pair system MarR family transcriptional regulator: MKTNGGFLVTKIKQLGDRIFEKILGEKNIDAFNGAQGRILYVLWQKDGIPIKSLSEKCGLAITSLTTMLERMENHGLISRVQAETDKRKTLLYLTEKSRSLKSEYDAVSEKMSAIYYEGFSDKEVTQFEHYLERIRKNLEARQGT; encoded by the coding sequence ATGAAAACGAACGGCGGCTTTCTTGTAACGAAGATTAAACAGCTCGGAGATCGAATTTTTGAAAAGATTCTCGGCGAAAAGAATATTGACGCGTTCAACGGCGCGCAAGGTCGAATTCTCTATGTACTGTGGCAGAAGGACGGGATTCCAATCAAGTCGCTTTCGGAGAAATGCGGATTGGCTATCACCTCGCTTACTACGATGCTGGAACGAATGGAAAATCACGGGCTTATAAGCCGTGTGCAGGCTGAAACGGATAAGCGAAAAACGCTCCTGTATCTGACCGAAAAATCCCGCTCCTTAAAAAGCGAGTATGATGCCGTATCCGAAAAGATGAGCGCAATTTACTACGAAGGTTTTTCAGATAAAGAAGTCACTCAGTTTGAGCATTACCTTGAACGTATCAGAAAAAACCTGGAGGCACGGCAGGGAACATGA
- a CDS encoding class I SAM-dependent methyltransferase, giving the protein MHMESLENIVEYYDELYPVSDGQKSFFGTLLRHYEAPARLLRINCASGAFEHALARDGYDVTGTDASRDFIDTAVRRKRIPNADVRFFQMTPSEIGRFLAKSFYQCLYMLEDALYFIGDKILFRKFFFDCRKLLAPGGSLVLHMPGFPQVRESIRVKLLSVLKKDDDGTLLLSQHLEREGEKFIPVRTDVPVYMPPADETERFAKEAGFDSVDFYTDWEGERCGADKAAVWVLK; this is encoded by the coding sequence ATGCACATGGAATCTTTGGAAAATATTGTCGAATACTATGATGAATTATATCCCGTTTCGGACGGGCAAAAAAGCTTTTTCGGTACACTTTTACGGCACTATGAAGCGCCCGCACGGCTTTTACGTATAAACTGTGCGTCCGGCGCTTTTGAGCATGCGCTTGCCCGCGACGGTTACGATGTGACGGGTACGGATGCTTCGCGGGATTTTATCGATACGGCCGTGCGCCGCAAACGGATCCCGAATGCCGACGTGCGCTTTTTTCAAATGACGCCTTCGGAAATAGGCAGATTTTTGGCAAAAAGTTTTTATCAGTGTTTATACATGCTCGAAGACGCGCTGTATTTTATCGGCGATAAGATTTTATTCCGCAAATTCTTTTTCGATTGTCGGAAGCTGCTTGCGCCCGGCGGTTCCTTAGTACTGCATATGCCGGGATTTCCGCAGGTGCGCGAAAGCATACGCGTAAAACTGCTTTCCGTCTTAAAAAAGGACGATGACGGCACGCTTTTGCTTTCGCAGCACTTGGAGCGTGAAGGCGAAAAGTTTATCCCCGTGCGCACCGATGTGCCGGTGTATATGCCGCCCGCGGACGAAACGGAACGTTTCGCAAAAGAAGCGGGATTCGATTCGGTCGATTTTTATACGGATTGGGAAGGCGAGCGCTGCGGTGCCGATAAGGCCGCCGTGTGGGTGCTTAAGTAA
- a CDS encoding PSP1 domain-containing protein has translation MFDEDIEKPSSEEDLLALEDSDARQDIQGDAGNFVFPSPLYKLALDYSGESLYATAPQDCTLAAGDFIAVSTRYGKDLAKVLGIVKKPIGIRAQDIVEAECKASPEDLSRAADLRKKEKEALRIFKEKTAAHKLDMKPLGVHYLFDEQKVLFFFSSDNRVDFRELVKDLVSVFKIRIELRQIGVRDESRLTGGLGVCGRPYCCHSVSDKLRPVSIRMAKEQGLSLNSMKISGQCGRLLCCLSYEYDWYAEARKKMPGEGLQIFYDNTNFRISESNPITGMIKMSGEDGRVLEIPSSRFKHTEGRWRLTD, from the coding sequence ATGTTTGATGAAGATATAGAAAAACCGAGCAGCGAAGAAGACCTTTTGGCGCTGGAAGATTCCGATGCGCGGCAGGACATTCAGGGCGATGCCGGCAACTTTGTTTTTCCTTCTCCTTTGTATAAACTCGCGCTGGATTATTCGGGTGAAAGTTTATACGCAACTGCGCCGCAAGACTGCACTTTGGCAGCCGGCGACTTTATTGCCGTGTCGACCCGCTACGGAAAAGATTTGGCAAAGGTGCTCGGAATTGTAAAAAAACCGATCGGGATCCGAGCACAGGATATTGTCGAAGCGGAATGCAAAGCTTCGCCGGAAGATTTAAGCCGTGCCGCCGATTTACGTAAAAAGGAAAAAGAAGCCCTGCGCATCTTTAAAGAAAAAACGGCGGCGCATAAGCTCGACATGAAACCGCTCGGCGTTCATTACCTTTTCGACGAACAAAAAGTGCTGTTCTTTTTCAGCTCCGATAATCGCGTGGATTTCCGCGAACTGGTTAAAGATTTGGTTTCGGTGTTTAAAATCCGCATAGAACTGCGTCAAATAGGTGTGCGCGACGAATCGCGTTTAACCGGCGGCTTGGGAGTGTGCGGGCGCCCGTATTGTTGTCATTCGGTTTCCGATAAATTGCGCCCCGTTTCGATCCGCATGGCAAAAGAACAAGGCCTTTCGCTTAATTCCATGAAAATATCCGGTCAATGCGGGCGGCTTTTGTGCTGCCTGTCTTACGAATACGATTGGTACGCCGAAGCGCGCAAAAAAATGCCGGGAGAAGGTTTGCAGATTTTTTACGACAATACGAACTTCCGCATAAGCGAATCGAACCCTATTACCGGTATGATAAAAATGTCCGGAGAAGACGGGCGCGTGCTGGAAATCCCCTCTTCGCGTTTTAAACATACGGAAGGACGCTGGCGCCTAACCGACTGA
- a CDS encoding YaaR family protein produces the protein MARQKSHPRKSLCRNTERFLMAAVDPMHISPFFNVPDAQPRKKVKDERTSAKGKNAGSVFGTLLKETEKEAALETEFETESEVRENQNVRGKAGLSFDERLTELVDAVYAAGDELKKNPFTDTFIRYKKQLSRFMKFVVQNAYELEVRERRKGTKRQQLVTVQTINAKLDELAADILYNQADQLKILAKIEEINGLLVDFLS, from the coding sequence ATGGCAAGACAAAAAAGCCATCCGCGAAAAAGCCTTTGCCGAAACACGGAGCGCTTTTTAATGGCCGCAGTGGACCCGATGCATATATCGCCGTTTTTCAACGTTCCGGACGCACAGCCGCGCAAAAAGGTTAAAGACGAACGAACGTCGGCAAAGGGCAAAAACGCCGGTTCGGTTTTCGGTACCCTGCTTAAAGAAACCGAAAAAGAAGCCGCGCTCGAAACGGAATTTGAAACCGAAAGCGAAGTTCGGGAAAATCAAAACGTGCGGGGAAAGGCGGGTTTGTCGTTCGACGAGCGGCTTACCGAATTGGTGGATGCCGTCTATGCGGCCGGCGACGAGTTGAAAAAAAATCCTTTTACCGATACCTTTATAAGATATAAAAAACAGCTTTCGCGTTTTATGAAGTTCGTTGTGCAAAATGCATATGAACTGGAAGTGCGCGAACGGCGGAAAGGAACCAAAAGGCAGCAGCTTGTAACCGTGCAAACGATAAACGCGAAGCTGGACGAGCTTGCCGCCGATATTCTGTACAACCAAGCGGATCAGCTGAAAATTCTTGCCAAGATCGAAGAAATAAACGGCCTTTTGGTGGATTTTTTATCCTGA
- a CDS encoding bactofilin family protein, giving the protein MSSQYDDISVNTLIAPGTFIKGDMHLEGFIRLDGDIDGNIDTSGKIIIGKNARVRGNITALAAVINGIVEGDIVAPEGVQLFSTASVRGDIVTKKISVEENVFVQGQCIVLDDENAFNGAKSLWQDKKAIREKAFAETRSAF; this is encoded by the coding sequence ATGAGTTCACAGTATGATGATATTTCCGTAAATACGCTCATTGCTCCGGGCACTTTTATCAAGGGCGACATGCACTTGGAAGGCTTTATCCGGCTCGACGGCGATATAGACGGGAATATAGATACTTCCGGCAAAATCATCATCGGGAAAAACGCGCGCGTACGGGGCAATATAACGGCTCTTGCCGCGGTTATAAACGGCATTGTCGAAGGCGATATTGTCGCGCCGGAAGGCGTTCAGCTTTTTTCTACGGCTTCGGTTCGCGGCGACATCGTTACAAAAAAAATATCGGTTGAAGAAAATGTTTTTGTGCAGGGACAGTGCATTGTCCTTGACGACGAAAACGCCTTTAACGGGGCAAAAAGTTTATGGCAAGACAAAAAAGCCATCCGCGAAAAAGCCTTTGCCGAAACACGGAGCGCTTTTTAA
- a CDS encoding M23 family metallopeptidase translates to MARIRTYKRLEKSLVHSIMVFFGGVFRKVAAFFVSAFKFCDRKLTIMIVPHSQSKVINFRTNIFSLGAGTLLFFGILVSFFYFNRRTATSAAEIARLQDENRKTLASLDELRDENNNLLQTAERFQNTLSRALSLIGINQTAVTRNSNQNSDLSSLFGMREIARGSVKESADVRELSDYLENTIQPIEQIGKMLQTQGAMFSDTPNIWPIKGGLGHFSMPFGQALHPITGQWYIHKGLDISTYRSGDPVISTANGQVVTVTYDASFGNYVIIQHKYGYYTRYAHMQSVRVKTGQFVSQGEVIGTIGNSGVSTGPHLHYEVHIGSDVVDPAKYVNIKLKN, encoded by the coding sequence GTGGCACGGATCCGTACATATAAAAGATTGGAAAAAAGCCTCGTCCATTCGATAATGGTGTTTTTCGGGGGCGTATTCCGTAAAGTTGCCGCGTTTTTCGTTTCGGCCTTTAAATTCTGCGACCGCAAACTGACGATTATGATCGTTCCGCATTCGCAAAGCAAGGTTATCAATTTCAGAACAAACATCTTTTCTTTAGGCGCGGGAACCTTGCTGTTTTTCGGCATTCTCGTTTCATTCTTTTACTTTAACCGCCGCACGGCAACTTCAGCGGCCGAAATAGCACGGCTCCAAGACGAAAACCGCAAAACGCTTGCAAGCTTGGACGAACTGCGCGACGAAAACAACAACCTTTTGCAAACCGCCGAACGCTTTCAAAACACGCTGAGCCGGGCGCTTTCGCTTATCGGTATAAATCAGACGGCGGTTACGCGCAATTCGAATCAAAACAGCGACTTGTCGTCTCTGTTCGGCATGCGTGAAATTGCGCGCGGTTCGGTAAAAGAAAGCGCCGACGTACGCGAGCTTTCGGATTATCTTGAAAATACCATTCAGCCCATAGAACAAATCGGCAAAATGCTTCAAACGCAGGGCGCGATGTTTTCCGATACGCCGAACATTTGGCCGATTAAAGGCGGTTTGGGACATTTTTCGATGCCGTTCGGTCAAGCGCTCCATCCGATTACCGGCCAGTGGTATATTCATAAAGGGCTTGATATTTCGACCTACCGTTCCGGCGATCCGGTTATTTCAACGGCAAACGGACAAGTCGTTACGGTTACTTACGACGCTTCTTTCGGCAACTACGTTATTATTCAGCATAAATACGGATATTACACACGGTACGCCCACATGCAGTCCGTCCGCGTAAAAACGGGACAGTTTGTTTCTCAAGGCGAAGTAATCGGAACGATAGGAAATTCGGGCGTTTCGACCGGACCGCACTTGCACTACGAAGTGCACATCGGTTCGGATGTTGTGGATCCGGCAAAATACGTTAACATTAAGCTTAAAAATTAA
- a CDS encoding TatD family hydrolase codes for MQFFDTHAHIGLIYEDPIEQLRVVQEAKQAQVTRIVSICNSLHDFSLVYGNLKSVSGVYHAVGVAPSEVNNPGRDWLKTVEESLKLPNVVALGETGLDYFRKFGDKRSQIELFITQLELAEKMNMPVIIHNRDAGKDVLDILSERIPSAGGVLHCYSENAEYAKKALDMNLYFSFAGNLTYRNARNLHETVLALPLDRILIESESPFMVPAQYRGKRNMPSYIPSTVRFLAEMLETDMEALAAQLWKNSCAFFRLPE; via the coding sequence ATGCAGTTTTTTGATACTCATGCCCACATCGGGCTTATTTACGAAGATCCCATTGAACAGTTGCGCGTCGTTCAGGAAGCGAAGCAAGCCCAAGTTACGCGGATCGTAAGCATTTGCAACAGTTTGCATGATTTTTCCCTTGTGTACGGCAACTTGAAGTCCGTATCCGGAGTGTATCATGCAGTCGGAGTCGCTCCTTCGGAGGTGAACAATCCGGGCCGCGATTGGCTTAAAACCGTAGAAGAAAGCCTGAAACTGCCGAACGTCGTCGCCCTCGGTGAAACGGGTTTGGATTATTTCCGTAAATTCGGCGACAAGCGTTCGCAGATAGAATTGTTCATTACGCAGCTGGAGCTTGCCGAAAAGATGAATATGCCGGTCATTATCCATAACCGCGATGCGGGAAAAGACGTGCTCGATATTTTATCGGAACGCATTCCTTCGGCCGGCGGCGTTTTGCATTGTTATTCCGAAAACGCCGAGTATGCAAAAAAAGCGCTCGACATGAATTTATATTTTTCGTTTGCCGGCAACCTTACGTACCGCAATGCGCGCAACCTGCACGAAACGGTGCTGGCTTTGCCGCTTGACCGTATTCTGATAGAATCGGAAAGCCCCTTTATGGTTCCCGCGCAATACCGCGGCAAGCGCAATATGCCTTCGTACATACCGTCTACGGTGCGCTTTTTGGCTGAAATGCTCGAAACCGACATGGAAGCGCTTGCCGCTCAATTGTGGAAAAACAGCTGCGCTTTTTTCCGTTTGCCCGAGTAA